Proteins encoded by one window of Helicobacter sp. 11S03491-1:
- the yidD gene encoding membrane protein insertion efficiency factor YidD yields the protein MSIFRLGVVYMVEKLVFFYQKFISPLLPGSCRYYPTCSEYALWCIRFESPLCAFLKICLRVLKCNQFFVGGIDYPIGHRALEVRFSSPQKILFWLVPLAHTSKSKFYIIKSL from the coding sequence ATGAGTATATTTCGTTTGGGGGTTGTTTATATGGTGGAAAAATTAGTTTTTTTCTACCAAAAATTTATTTCTCCTCTTTTGCCCGGTAGCTGCAGGTATTATCCTACGTGCTCAGAATATGCTTTGTGGTGCATTCGTTTTGAGTCTCCATTATGTGCATTTTTGAAAATTTGCTTGAGGGTTTTAAAATGTAATCAATTTTTTGTCGGAGGGATTGATTATCCTATTGGTCACAGAGCTTTGGAAGTTAGATTTTCATCACCTCAAAAAATACTTTTTTGGCTAGTGCCTTTAGCACACACATCAAAATCAAAATTTTATATTATCAAATCACTATAG
- the yidC gene encoding membrane protein insertase YidC, with protein MKQNNNLRIILAVAFSFLFIVIYGYFQKPSQENIPLPAEQIQKAQDTSKQSLSQSQNSISTSTSAQENDGFDANNIIAGVITKDTEITIDSLGRISQIYLKDKKFTAPKQEGFFDHIKRLFGFASKPQEIISKLPLLGKDALKPLEIRFSDVEINNQAFSTSYQPSTKYLNIENSPQTITLTQTLKGILIKKIITFYPNLKYDVKIELNHKNLSYFVTNGSRPVADADGYAFHGVLLENAEGKIEKVEDKKADSFQEFAGAKFIASVDRYYTSLFFTQSPKGFDAIIDAQEGTKDPLPFIKYSGDAEFEGYIGPKNYQELKQIYPILTDVVEYGIITFFARPVFLLLQFLHHYIGNWGWAIILLTLIVRIILYPLSYKGMVSMQKLKDIAPKMKEIQEKYKGDPQKIQAQMMQLYKKHGANPLGGCLPLILQIPVFFAIYRVLYNAVELKSAGWILWIHDLSVMDPYFVLPILMGISMYLHQVLTPNTIADPTQAKIFKLLPVVFTLFLITFPAGLVLYWTVNNIFSIIQQLLINRMLDRKKALEIEEHKHQHHQ; from the coding sequence TTGAAACAGAATAATAATTTACGGATTATTTTAGCGGTTGCATTTTCATTTTTATTTATTGTGATTTATGGTTATTTCCAAAAACCTTCCCAAGAAAATATTCCCTTGCCTGCTGAACAAATACAAAAAGCACAAGATACTTCTAAACAATCTCTATCCCAATCCCAAAATTCTATTTCCACATCAACTTCTGCGCAAGAAAATGATGGTTTTGATGCTAATAATATAATTGCCGGGGTTATAACTAAAGACACAGAAATTACAATTGATTCATTGGGGCGAATTTCTCAAATCTATCTCAAAGATAAAAAATTTACTGCCCCTAAGCAAGAGGGATTTTTTGATCATATCAAAAGACTTTTTGGTTTTGCAAGCAAACCTCAAGAGATTATTAGTAAACTCCCGCTTTTAGGTAAGGATGCCCTCAAACCTTTGGAAATTAGATTCTCAGATGTAGAGATTAATAATCAAGCTTTCAGTACCTCCTATCAGCCTTCTACAAAATATCTTAATATCGAAAATTCTCCGCAAACAATTACTTTGACTCAAACATTAAAGGGAATTTTAATTAAAAAAATAATTACTTTTTATCCTAATCTTAAATATGATGTTAAAATTGAATTGAACCATAAAAATTTGTCTTATTTTGTTACCAATGGTTCCAGACCTGTGGCTGATGCAGATGGATATGCTTTTCATGGTGTGTTACTTGAGAATGCTGAGGGCAAGATTGAAAAAGTTGAGGATAAAAAAGCAGATAGTTTTCAAGAATTTGCAGGGGCAAAATTTATTGCCAGTGTAGATAGATATTATACATCTTTATTTTTTACCCAATCCCCCAAAGGTTTTGATGCTATCATTGATGCACAAGAAGGCACAAAAGATCCGTTGCCTTTTATTAAGTATAGCGGGGATGCAGAATTTGAAGGTTATATAGGACCTAAAAATTATCAAGAACTCAAACAAATTTATCCTATTCTTACAGATGTGGTTGAATATGGAATTATCACCTTTTTTGCCAGGCCGGTATTTTTGCTGCTTCAATTTCTTCACCATTATATTGGAAATTGGGGTTGGGCGATTATTTTACTTACTTTAATTGTGCGTATTATTCTTTATCCATTGAGTTATAAGGGAATGGTAAGTATGCAAAAACTTAAAGATATTGCCCCTAAAATGAAAGAAATTCAGGAAAAATACAAAGGTGATCCTCAAAAAATTCAGGCGCAAATGATGCAATTGTATAAAAAACATGGAGCCAATCCTTTGGGTGGGTGTTTGCCTTTGATTCTCCAAATTCCAGTATTCTTCGCTATCTATCGTGTGCTTTATAACGCTGTTGAGCTTAAGAGTGCAGGGTGGATTTTATGGATTCATGACTTATCGGTTATGGATCCTTATTTTGTTTTGCCAATTTTAATGGGTATTTCAATGTATTTGCATCAGGTTTTGACGCCCAATACAATTGCAGATCCCACACAGGCTAAGATTTTTAAGCTTTTGCCTGTGGTATTTACATTGTTCTTAATCACTTTCCCCGCCGGGCTTGTGCTTTATTGGACGGTAAATAATATATTTTCGATTATTCAGCAGCTTCTTATCAATCGAATGCTTGATAGGAAAAAAGCTTTAGAAATTGAAGAGCATAAACACCAACATCACCAATGA
- a CDS encoding Jag N-terminal domain-containing protein: MRKIVAKTLQEAITQASLELGCSVTELDYEIVQAPSKGFLGIGKKEAVIVATITKNTEEKKSSHQISPPPKLTTQTNSSKTSIQNLQKHDITHPNHLYSDGFEIQSHEIEENFFKEIQDPNGVIQEIETELKALFMTMPYKIDTINVSVYDSQTLLILLDGQDSALMIGEKGYRYKALSYLLFNWIHPKYGYNIRLEIAHFLKNQEEAMEIYLQGIIATIKESGKAQTKPLDGILAYIALKRLREIFPNKYVSFRINSLDERYIIISDFIKNE; the protein is encoded by the coding sequence ATGAGAAAAATTGTTGCCAAAACTTTGCAAGAAGCTATTACGCAGGCATCTTTAGAGTTAGGCTGTTCGGTTACTGAACTTGATTATGAAATTGTCCAAGCGCCTTCAAAAGGGTTTTTGGGTATAGGCAAAAAAGAGGCTGTGATTGTAGCAACAATCACCAAAAATACAGAAGAAAAAAAATCTTCTCATCAAATATCACCGCCTCCAAAATTAACAACGCAGACCAACTCATCTAAGACATCTATACAGAATCTCCAAAAGCATGATATAACACATCCAAATCATTTATATTCTGATGGATTTGAAATTCAAAGTCATGAGATTGAAGAGAACTTTTTTAAAGAAATTCAAGATCCTAATGGAGTAATCCAAGAAATTGAGACTGAACTGAAGGCATTATTTATGACAATGCCCTATAAGATTGATACAATTAATGTCAGCGTATATGATTCTCAAACGCTTTTGATTTTATTAGATGGTCAAGATTCTGCTTTGATGATTGGAGAAAAAGGATATAGATACAAGGCGTTGTCTTATTTGCTTTTTAACTGGATTCATCCTAAGTATGGTTATAATATTCGATTAGAAATTGCACATTTTTTAAAAAATCAAGAAGAAGCTATGGAAATTTATCTTCAAGGTATTATTGCAACAATAAAAGAAAGTGGTAAGGCACAAACAAAGCCATTAGATGGGATATTAGCCTACATAGCCTTAAAAAGATTACGTGAAATTTTTCCAAATAAATATGTATCTTTTCGAATAAATTCTTTGGATGAACGCTATATTATTATAAGTGATTTTATTAAAAATGAATGA
- the mnmE gene encoding tRNA uridine-5-carboxymethylaminomethyl(34) synthesis GTPase MnmE gives MNEKRTIVAVSTPIGKGAMAIVRMSGEEALRITLEISHKKEFSPRYATLSSIYNSSNELIDEAIIIYFKAPYSYTREDVCEIQCHGGAMSARMIVETCLHKGAHLALPGEFSKRALLNGRIDFSQVNAISKIIDAKSEKILKVLAKQLKGELGIFVDQCREALVRMLSYSEVMIDYSEEDIPSNIVANTLNQIEEMQNRLKYIYEFSKMRQGMIEGYRLSIVGRPNVGKSSILNAILLYDRAIISPIAGTTRDTIEESIHVDGHTIRIVDTAGIRQTQDMIESLGIQKSINSIEESDIVLVVFDASEEITQEDKEILKLINTYKDKHCVIILNKSDLPAKMSFSVLESLITIPYQSIVISTKDSQDCTLRLKNIFSSIISEDEVGDEMLLTSVFQIESFKKAIDALQKAACVFENLELELFSYNIKDAIEAISAVTRPYDISEMFDKMFGEFCLGK, from the coding sequence ATGAATGAAAAACGAACCATTGTTGCTGTTTCTACACCTATAGGTAAGGGAGCAATGGCGATTGTAAGAATGAGTGGAGAGGAAGCATTAAGAATTACTTTAGAGATTAGCCACAAAAAAGAATTTTCACCCCGATATGCTACACTTTCATCAATATATAATTCTTCTAATGAATTGATTGATGAAGCTATTATTATTTATTTCAAAGCACCATATAGTTATACACGAGAAGATGTGTGCGAAATACAATGCCATGGTGGGGCAATGAGTGCAAGGATGATTGTAGAGACATGCTTGCATAAGGGTGCTCATCTTGCACTTCCGGGTGAGTTTAGCAAAAGAGCCTTATTGAATGGACGCATTGATTTTTCTCAAGTTAATGCAATTTCTAAAATCATAGATGCCAAGAGTGAAAAAATTCTTAAAGTGCTTGCCAAGCAACTTAAAGGTGAGTTGGGAATTTTTGTGGATCAATGCAGAGAAGCTTTGGTAAGAATGCTTAGCTACAGTGAAGTTATGATTGATTATAGCGAAGAAGATATCCCCTCTAATATAGTAGCAAATACTTTGAACCAAATTGAAGAAATGCAAAATCGATTAAAATATATTTATGAATTTTCAAAAATGCGTCAAGGCATGATTGAAGGGTATCGTTTAAGTATTGTTGGGAGACCTAATGTTGGCAAAAGTTCAATATTAAATGCTATTTTACTTTATGATCGAGCTATTATTAGTCCCATAGCAGGCACAACACGAGATACAATCGAAGAAAGTATTCATGTTGATGGTCATACAATACGTATTGTTGATACCGCCGGTATTCGCCAAACTCAAGATATGATTGAGTCATTAGGGATTCAAAAAAGTATCAATTCTATAGAAGAGAGCGATATTGTATTGGTTGTTTTTGATGCTTCTGAAGAAATTACACAAGAAGATAAAGAAATTCTGAAACTCATTAATACCTATAAGGATAAACATTGTGTTATTATTTTGAACAAAAGTGATTTGCCCGCTAAAATGAGTTTTTCTGTTTTAGAATCTTTGATAACAATTCCTTACCAAAGTATTGTTATTAGCACCAAAGATTCTCAAGATTGCACTTTGAGACTTAAAAATATTTTTTCTTCTATTATCTCTGAAGATGAAGTTGGTGATGAGATGCTTTTGACTTCTGTTTTTCAGATTGAATCATTTAAAAAAGCTATTGACGCGCTCCAAAAAGCTGCCTGTGTTTTTGAGAACTTGGAATTAGAACTTTTTTCATATAATATTAAAGATGCAATTGAAGCTATAAGCGCAGTTACAAGACCTTATGATATATCAGAAATGTTTGACAAAATGTTTGGTGAATTTTGCTTGGGAAAATAG
- a CDS encoding TerC family protein encodes MFEWLYNPNAWAALTTLTLLEIVLGIDNIIFIAILVGKLPHHQRDKARILGLGLAMFTRIALLASLFWIMKLTQPLVNILGNEISGRDIILILGGLFLIYKSTHEIHSQINHTTQEEFSPKKNLGFFPALIQIAILDIIFSLDSVITAVGMADHLMVMIIAIILAVLIMMIASKSISNFVDNNPTIKTLALAFLIMIGIALIADGLDFHIPKGYIYFAMVFSLVVESINIYMNKKSKK; translated from the coding sequence ATGTTTGAATGGTTGTATAACCCTAATGCCTGGGCTGCATTAACAACCCTTACGTTACTTGAAATTGTGCTTGGGATTGATAATATTATTTTTATTGCCATTCTTGTTGGCAAACTCCCCCATCACCAAAGAGACAAGGCAAGAATCTTAGGATTAGGGTTAGCAATGTTTACGCGTATTGCCTTGCTTGCATCGCTTTTTTGGATTATGAAACTTACCCAACCTCTTGTAAATATTTTAGGAAATGAAATTTCAGGACGAGATATTATTCTTATCTTAGGAGGGCTCTTTCTTATTTATAAAAGCACTCATGAAATTCACTCTCAAATCAACCATACCACCCAAGAAGAATTTAGTCCAAAAAAAAATTTAGGGTTCTTCCCTGCTCTTATTCAAATTGCAATTTTGGATATTATTTTTTCGCTTGATTCTGTTATTACTGCAGTAGGAATGGCAGATCATCTCATGGTTATGATCATTGCTATTATACTTGCAGTTCTTATTATGATGATAGCTTCTAAAAGCATCTCAAATTTTGTGGATAATAACCCTACTATAAAAACCCTGGCTCTTGCTTTTTTAATCATGATAGGTATTGCATTAATAGCTGATGGATTAGATTTTCACATACCTAAAGGGTATATTTATTTTGCAATGGTTTTTTCTCTTGTAGTTGAATCTATTAATATTTATATGAATAAAAAATCTAAAAAATAG
- the corA gene encoding magnesium/cobalt transporter CorA, whose protein sequence is MMNVFMKKKHLVTRESFQSTENINLDEGIILWIDLLHPSNSEVSYIAKTYMLDIPTKEEREEIEQSARYWEDSASITINTYFLMRNSQLELHNQTVTFILYKGILFTIRYNEFRIFDEIQQRVLASPKNFGDGFDLISKIFEVRVEKDADMLESAGKETSQLRRNVVFNENNLDHDAILANLSSLQELNMALRDSLFDKRRAITALLKSDKVDMDVKKNLTIALKDINSLVEFTTVNMNVLDNIQSLFTSQINVEQNKIIKVFTVATMAMMPPTLIGTIYGMNFKHMPELTWEFGYPFAIIIMIISTILPVIYFKKKGWL, encoded by the coding sequence ATGATGAATGTATTTATGAAAAAAAAACATCTTGTAACTAGGGAAAGTTTCCAAAGCACCGAGAATATTAATCTGGATGAAGGGATAATTCTTTGGATTGATCTTCTCCACCCTAGCAATTCTGAAGTCTCTTATATAGCCAAAACCTATATGCTTGATATTCCCACCAAAGAAGAACGTGAGGAAATCGAACAAAGTGCAAGGTATTGGGAAGATAGCGCAAGCATTACAATCAACACTTATTTTTTGATGCGAAACTCACAGCTTGAACTTCACAATCAAACAGTTACCTTTATCCTCTACAAAGGTATTCTTTTTACTATTCGTTATAATGAATTTAGAATTTTTGATGAAATCCAACAACGTGTTTTAGCAAGCCCAAAAAACTTTGGAGATGGATTTGATCTGATCAGTAAGATTTTTGAAGTACGTGTAGAAAAAGATGCTGACATGCTCGAAAGCGCAGGAAAAGAGACTAGCCAACTTAGGAGAAATGTAGTTTTTAACGAAAATAATCTTGATCATGATGCTATTTTAGCTAATCTTTCTTCCCTTCAAGAACTCAATATGGCATTGCGCGATTCACTTTTTGACAAACGCCGTGCCATTACTGCATTGCTCAAAAGCGACAAAGTAGATATGGATGTGAAAAAGAACCTTACCATTGCCCTTAAAGATATCAATTCGCTTGTAGAATTTACCACAGTTAATATGAATGTTCTTGACAATATTCAAAGCCTATTTACCAGCCAAATTAATGTCGAACAAAATAAAATTATTAAAGTTTTTACAGTAGCTACTATGGCAATGATGCCTCCTACTCTGATTGGCACAATTTATGGAATGAATTTTAAACATATGCCTGAACTTACTTGGGAATTTGGTTATCCTTTTGCAATCATCATCATGATTATTTCAACAATTCTTCCGGTAATTTACTTCAAGAAAAAAGGTTGGCTATAA
- a CDS encoding phosphoglycerate kinase has product MLQVASITLMQQTKSIRDIDIENKKILIRVDFNVPMDNDFNISDDTRIREALPTINYCIDNNPQSIILVSHLGRPKGKSPEFSLKHILKRLERLLGKDIAFADSIESAQILQSTLPKGSVILLENIRFYEGEEKNSKDLSQKLAQLCDVYVSDAFGTSHRAHASTYGIAAFTKEKVAGLLLKKEIDSFAKALANPLKPVLLIVGGSKVSSKLELLSNILDVIDKIIIGGAMSNTFLKAIGYNMQKSMTEDTLIQDALKIIELAKTKNVKIYLPVDVVSTDDIKEHKNIKITPSQDVPEGHMAVDMGPASTKLFTEVIHSSQTIIWNGPLGIYEISQFSRGTFNIAHAISDTYAFSLIGGGDTADAIDKAGERDNMSFISTGGGASLELLEGKILPAFEVLDKK; this is encoded by the coding sequence ATGCTACAAGTAGCCAGCATCACCTTAATGCAACAAACAAAAAGTATTCGTGATATTGATATTGAAAACAAAAAAATTCTTATTCGTGTAGATTTTAATGTCCCTATGGATAATGATTTTAATATCTCTGATGACACAAGAATTCGGGAAGCATTGCCTACAATTAATTATTGCATTGACAATAACCCACAATCCATTATTCTTGTAAGCCATCTTGGACGTCCAAAAGGAAAAAGTCCTGAATTTTCACTCAAACATATTTTGAAACGACTAGAGCGTCTTTTGGGCAAAGATATTGCTTTTGCTGATAGTATTGAATCTGCACAAATACTCCAAAGCACTCTCCCCAAAGGCAGTGTCATCTTACTTGAAAATATTCGTTTTTACGAAGGTGAAGAAAAAAATTCTAAAGATTTAAGTCAAAAACTTGCACAACTTTGTGATGTTTATGTAAGTGATGCTTTTGGAACAAGTCATCGTGCCCATGCAAGCACTTATGGAATAGCAGCATTTACCAAAGAAAAAGTTGCCGGACTTTTACTCAAAAAAGAGATCGACTCTTTTGCCAAAGCTTTGGCAAATCCTCTTAAACCTGTCTTACTCATCGTCGGAGGAAGCAAAGTAAGCTCAAAGCTTGAATTACTTTCTAATATTTTAGATGTCATAGACAAAATCATTATTGGTGGAGCAATGAGCAATACTTTTCTCAAAGCAATCGGTTATAATATGCAAAAATCTATGACCGAAGATACCTTGATTCAAGATGCCCTCAAAATTATTGAACTTGCCAAAACAAAAAATGTCAAAATCTACTTGCCTGTAGATGTAGTAAGCACTGATGATATTAAAGAACACAAAAATATCAAAATCACCCCGTCTCAAGATGTACCCGAAGGACATATGGCAGTAGATATGGGACCGGCAAGCACTAAACTTTTTACAGAAGTTATTCATTCTAGCCAAACTATTATTTGGAATGGACCGCTAGGTATTTATGAAATTTCTCAATTTTCCAGAGGGACATTCAATATAGCCCATGCGATTTCAGACACCTATGCTTTCTCCCTCATTGGCGGAGGAGATACTGCTGATGCTATTGATAAGGCCGGAGAAAGAGACAATATGAGTTTCATTTCTACAGGCGGGGGAGCATCTCTGGAACTTCTAGAGGGTAAAATCCTTCCTGCATTTGAAGTTTTGGATAAAAAATAA
- a CDS encoding glucose-6-phosphate isomerase produces MLSFNQYFDKNPELKHLSHPSKKALDSVFDIISLERKNQKSGYYELPFEDKALKDSQKYIQENEKFLENIKNILIIGIGGSSLGLKAIDSILSHLPSRKNISLTFLEHTDPIEIQKSLLNIQTSDSLFIIISKSGTTIETSSLMKYVINKYHLLDTPQKKSHLVLITDEDSPLHLFAKEQEISVLTIAKNIGGRFSVLSSVGIFPLMLLGYNASEFLKGAAEFEERFFERKEEHLLKKAIFLAKNRDRFHINILFSYSSAFKDFNFWYVQLWGESLGKLDIYGKKVGLTPIGLIGSIDQHSFLQLITQGLMDKTVTFISINRAKYIEPKIPNLSFKYLESTDFVNNTSFSKLLNLQQIATMETIQNEGIPTDHIEIDELCEKSLGKLIIYFELLTSCVGGIFNINSYDQPGVEFGKIRLREMF; encoded by the coding sequence ATGTTAAGTTTCAATCAATACTTTGATAAAAATCCTGAACTCAAGCACCTCTCTCATCCAAGTAAAAAGGCACTTGATAGTGTTTTTGATATTATTTCTTTAGAGCGAAAAAACCAAAAAAGCGGTTATTATGAATTACCCTTTGAAGATAAAGCCCTAAAAGACTCTCAAAAATATATTCAAGAAAATGAAAAATTTTTAGAAAATATTAAAAATATTCTTATTATTGGCATTGGAGGAAGTTCTTTAGGATTAAAAGCTATTGATAGCATTCTCTCTCATTTGCCTTCACGCAAGAATATTTCTCTGACTTTTTTAGAACACACTGATCCTATTGAGATACAAAAGTCTCTTTTAAATATCCAAACTTCCGACTCACTTTTTATTATTATTTCCAAATCCGGGACAACAATTGAAACTTCATCTCTAATGAAATATGTAATTAATAAATATCACTTATTAGATACACCACAAAAGAAATCTCACCTTGTCCTCATTACAGATGAAGATTCACCATTACATCTTTTTGCCAAAGAACAAGAAATTTCTGTCCTTACAATTGCCAAAAATATTGGTGGAAGATTTTCCGTGCTTAGTTCTGTGGGGATTTTTCCACTCATGCTATTGGGGTATAATGCAAGTGAATTTTTAAAAGGGGCTGCAGAATTTGAAGAAAGGTTTTTTGAACGCAAAGAAGAACATTTACTTAAAAAAGCTATTTTTTTAGCCAAAAATCGCGATCGATTCCATATTAATATTTTATTTTCATATTCAAGTGCATTCAAAGATTTTAATTTTTGGTATGTGCAGCTATGGGGAGAATCCTTAGGCAAATTAGACATATATGGGAAAAAAGTTGGGCTTACCCCTATTGGTCTTATTGGCAGCATTGATCAGCATTCATTCTTACAGCTTATCACACAAGGTTTGATGGACAAAACAGTAACTTTTATCAGTATCAACCGTGCCAAATATATTGAACCAAAAATCCCCAATCTTAGTTTTAAATATTTAGAATCTACAGATTTTGTTAATAACACATCATTTTCTAAACTTCTCAATCTCCAACAAATTGCCACTATGGAAACAATACAAAATGAAGGCATCCCCACAGATCATATTGAAATTGACGAGCTATGTGAAAAAAGTCTGGGAAAACTTATTATTTATTTTGAACTTCTCACTTCTTGCGTGGGGGGAATTTTCAATATCAACTCTTATGATCAGCCCGGTGTAGAATTTGGGAAAATTCGTTTGCGAGAAATGTTTTAA
- the gap gene encoding type I glyceraldehyde-3-phosphate dehydrogenase — translation MAIKVAINGTGRIGLCTSRIIGTREDIELVALNTTTDIDTLLHLIRYDSVHRGYDAQKIDENTLRIGNNKNVKILSDRDPSNLDFSKYGATGVIECTGKFNSLEKSSLHLKNNIQKVIISAPADNTPTFVYGVNHTHYKGEKIISNASCTTNCLAPIVKVLHDCFGIQNALMTTIHSYTNDQNILDVKHKDIRRARAAALNLIPTTTGAAKAIGLVIPELEGKLNGFAIRVPTPDVSLIDLSINVSLQVTKESINEAFLIAQENTMKGLILVDNDKCVSSDFIGSPYSAIFVPDKTLVLGDKSAKVLAWYDNEMGYSHRLVDMSVWVLNH, via the coding sequence ATGGCAATAAAAGTGGCGATCAATGGAACCGGTAGAATTGGACTTTGCACAAGCAGGATCATTGGCACTAGAGAAGATATAGAGCTTGTTGCGCTTAATACCACTACAGACATTGACACCTTACTTCATCTTATCCGTTATGACTCTGTACATCGAGGTTATGATGCCCAAAAAATTGATGAAAATACCCTTCGCATCGGGAATAATAAAAATGTCAAAATCCTCTCTGATAGAGACCCATCTAATCTAGACTTCTCAAAATATGGCGCAACAGGAGTGATTGAATGCACAGGCAAATTCAATTCATTAGAAAAATCTTCCCTTCATCTAAAAAACAATATACAAAAAGTTATTATCTCTGCGCCCGCGGACAATACCCCTACTTTTGTCTATGGAGTTAATCACACTCATTATAAGGGTGAAAAAATTATTTCAAATGCTTCTTGCACCACCAATTGCCTTGCTCCAATTGTTAAGGTTTTGCATGATTGTTTTGGAATCCAAAATGCTTTGATGACTACAATCCATAGCTACACCAACGATCAAAATATTCTAGATGTCAAGCATAAAGATATAAGACGTGCAAGGGCTGCTGCACTCAATCTCATACCCACTACCACAGGAGCAGCCAAAGCCATAGGATTGGTGATACCTGAACTTGAAGGCAAACTCAATGGATTTGCTATTCGTGTCCCTACCCCTGATGTAAGCTTAATAGATTTAAGCATCAATGTTTCTCTCCAAGTAACCAAAGAATCTATCAACGAAGCTTTTCTTATAGCGCAAGAAAATACAATGAAAGGGCTTATTCTTGTAGATAATGATAAATGTGTTTCCAGTGATTTTATTGGTTCACCCTATAGCGCTATTTTCGTACCTGATAAAACACTCGTGCTTGGAGATAAAAGTGCAAAAGTTCTCGCATGGTATGATAATGAAATGGGATATAGTCATAGGCTTGTAGATATGAGTGTGTGGGTTTTGAATCATTAG
- a CDS encoding HU family DNA-binding protein: protein MNKAEFVDFVKDAGEYTTKKEAETAVNAFVGAVEKALSKKQSVELVGFGKFETALQKGKTGKVPGSNKTYKTVDKMVPKFKPGKGLKDLVAKAKK, encoded by the coding sequence ATGAATAAGGCAGAGTTTGTAGACTTTGTAAAAGATGCCGGCGAGTATACAACCAAGAAGGAAGCTGAAACTGCAGTAAATGCTTTTGTTGGCGCAGTAGAAAAAGCTCTTTCAAAAAAACAAAGCGTTGAACTTGTTGGTTTTGGAAAATTTGAGACTGCACTCCAAAAAGGTAAAACAGGAAAGGTTCCTGGCAGCAACAAAACTTATAAAACAGTTGATAAAATGGTTCCAAAATTCAAACCCGGCAAAGGTCTTAAAGATCTCGTCGCAAAAGCAAAAAAATAA
- a CDS encoding diacylglycerol kinase, protein MQPNRNNKKGKKGLKRVWNAFFYSKDGLLAAWKDEAAFRQIFVLALACILLAFFMGNSWAEYILLILPCVISIIAELINTAIENTIDFVSLQSHPLAKKAKDIGSAIQFVALIFWIGVWGSFIWCHYIS, encoded by the coding sequence ATGCAGCCAAATAGAAATAACAAAAAAGGCAAAAAAGGATTAAAAAGGGTTTGGAATGCCTTTTTTTATTCCAAGGATGGTCTCCTGGCAGCATGGAAAGATGAGGCAGCTTTTAGGCAGATTTTTGTATTAGCTTTGGCGTGTATTTTGCTTGCATTTTTTATGGGTAACTCATGGGCGGAATATATACTTTTGATTTTGCCCTGCGTAATTTCAATTATTGCAGAACTTATCAATACCGCTATTGAAAATACAATTGATTTTGTTAGTCTCCAATCTCATCCTTTGGCAAAAAAAGCCAAAGATATAGGGAGCGCAATTCAATTTGTAGCACTCATTTTCTGGATAGGGGTGTGGGGAAGCTTTATATGGTGTCATTATATTTCTTAA